From the genome of Leptospira brenneri, one region includes:
- a CDS encoding phage virion morphogenesis protein, translating to MMSVTDSFGPMLARAISKGSKVLEKAQAQNAAVVQSNIIKGIRSQKYVTNWPSLSEATKKRKRKLRLSPLTLVAHGDYSSSFETRKHDNTTYEVGTNRPDARRHEFGFEAGGEPERPHVRPALKDSAEQIKENYVRAVSEIFE from the coding sequence ATGATGTCCGTTACCGATAGTTTTGGGCCAATGCTCGCAAGAGCAATCAGCAAAGGTTCAAAGGTTTTGGAAAAAGCACAGGCACAAAACGCCGCTGTTGTTCAATCCAACATCATCAAAGGAATCCGTTCACAAAAGTATGTGACTAATTGGCCTTCGCTCAGCGAAGCAACAAAGAAACGAAAGAGAAAGCTAAGGCTATCTCCATTGACTTTGGTTGCCCATGGTGATTACTCTTCCAGTTTTGAAACTAGAAAACATGACAATACCACCTATGAAGTTGGTACAAATCGTCCAGATGCTCGCAGACATGAGTTTGGTTTTGAGGCAGGTGGCGAACCAGAACGGCCACATGTTCGTCCAGCCTTAAAAGATTCTGCCGAGCAAATCAAAGAAAACTACGTCCGTGCAGTGTCGGAGATTTTTGAATGA
- a CDS encoding LIC10173 family protein: MKAHHIDYIKLMIASCVAVPEDLEPGLDDTPMPIIPADKVFEYIPKLDDLQVSIPCAVIKYNGSTNRKWKNRKHRLSTIVRPEGKFFKNAVRNVEQEIKYTIDFWLSDPSLDVISSVTERGILDQCLLYIARHRQAKTMEEIPFEIRSGITNTVDDPEAQNGYYKLILEIIFKDGLYTIEEEETLAGVTLEIQEPVQIERK; the protein is encoded by the coding sequence ATGAAAGCACATCATATCGATTATATCAAATTGATGATCGCAAGTTGTGTTGCAGTTCCGGAGGATTTGGAACCGGGTCTTGACGATACCCCTATGCCTATTATCCCAGCGGACAAAGTGTTTGAATATATTCCTAAACTTGATGATCTGCAAGTTTCGATTCCTTGTGCCGTGATCAAATACAATGGGTCGACTAACCGCAAATGGAAAAATAGGAAACATCGGTTATCTACTATCGTTCGTCCAGAAGGTAAGTTTTTCAAGAATGCAGTTAGGAATGTTGAACAAGAAATCAAATACACAATCGATTTTTGGCTAAGTGATCCTTCGTTAGATGTAATTAGCTCTGTAACAGAACGTGGGATACTTGATCAATGTTTGCTGTATATCGCACGCCATCGCCAAGCGAAAACAATGGAAGAAATTCCATTTGAAATTAGATCAGGGATCACGAATACGGTTGATGATCCTGAAGCACAAAACGGCTATTATAAGCTAATCCTAGAAATTATTTTTAAGGATGGTCTTTATACAATCGAAGAAGAAGAGACATTAGCAGGAGTCACTCTAGAGATTCAAGAACCTGTTCAGATTGAGAGGAAATAG
- a CDS encoding DUF2586 family protein, whose amino-acid sequence MPIGSVTTTHQSGGLNNADGFEDRIHAKIGEAELGDPDSFKLIFSLQEAKDYFGRGPLVDSLQQHFEEFDEAAGEVPVPVLAGRPANDTVGTIDPPVSAESNTGAAPLPTASGTPTGSRNVVLRVTKAGALGAAEIRKSEDGGVNFAPAVVLPVSGVIALAVGVSATFVNAATPADSFKVGDTWTFVIKAPSASMTSILACVSSLKKLDMADHPFYFVHVLKGVTRAIAVSIGQLLTEMRNEKLFRLFAIVETESKQTAPESETVPAYFQRIQDEWDSFQSENVCVVGAEGRYIGGGIESAGGWNAAKEISETSEVYRNAATFLCARIAAGRVNESAAWVKKNKSRTFIGVRYWNGAYNTYLKPLDNFGLTMLQMYPDERGVFIASDNLMAAADSDFKYIPEMRRKNKLERIIYKTSLPFLKMDTETNSGSGGLDAVKAYCDKAVAEAMEKPGEAEISGHEIVFGKVKKVGNQKVLPATIKMFIRDRLDAIQWTTQFGQVAQ is encoded by the coding sequence ATGCCTATCGGTTCAGTAACAACAACCCACCAAAGTGGTGGACTTAACAATGCGGATGGATTCGAGGATCGAATTCACGCGAAAATCGGGGAAGCCGAATTAGGTGATCCAGATTCATTTAAACTGATTTTTTCTTTGCAGGAAGCAAAGGATTATTTTGGGAGAGGCCCACTTGTGGATTCCCTCCAACAACATTTTGAAGAATTCGATGAGGCAGCTGGTGAAGTTCCCGTGCCAGTGCTTGCAGGAAGACCTGCAAACGACACTGTGGGAACAATTGATCCACCAGTTTCTGCAGAGTCAAATACTGGTGCTGCACCGCTGCCAACAGCCAGCGGAACACCGACTGGATCAAGGAACGTCGTCTTGCGTGTAACAAAAGCAGGTGCTCTAGGTGCTGCCGAAATTCGTAAATCGGAAGACGGTGGTGTGAACTTTGCACCCGCAGTAGTTTTACCAGTTAGTGGAGTCATTGCACTTGCGGTTGGAGTATCTGCAACTTTTGTGAATGCGGCAACACCTGCAGATTCGTTTAAAGTTGGTGATACTTGGACATTTGTGATTAAAGCTCCTTCAGCTTCGATGACAAGTATTTTGGCATGTGTATCTTCCTTGAAAAAATTGGATATGGCTGATCATCCGTTCTACTTCGTTCATGTATTAAAAGGAGTTACGAGAGCGATTGCTGTTTCTATTGGTCAGTTGCTTACGGAAATGCGAAATGAAAAACTCTTTCGTTTGTTCGCAATCGTTGAAACTGAAAGCAAACAAACAGCACCAGAGTCCGAAACTGTACCAGCTTATTTCCAAAGAATCCAGGATGAATGGGATTCTTTTCAAAGCGAAAATGTATGTGTTGTAGGTGCGGAAGGCCGGTATATTGGTGGCGGTATTGAGTCAGCTGGTGGTTGGAATGCCGCAAAAGAAATCTCAGAAACAAGTGAGGTTTACCGGAACGCAGCAACTTTTCTTTGCGCTCGAATCGCAGCAGGTCGTGTAAACGAAAGTGCAGCTTGGGTGAAGAAAAATAAATCTCGTACTTTCATCGGAGTTCGTTATTGGAATGGAGCTTACAACACGTATCTCAAACCTTTGGATAACTTTGGTTTAACGATGCTCCAAATGTATCCAGATGAACGGGGTGTTTTCATCGCAAGTGATAACCTCATGGCAGCTGCCGATTCAGATTTTAAGTATATTCCTGAAATGAGGCGTAAAAACAAATTAGAACGCATCATCTACAAAACATCCCTTCCATTCTTAAAAATGGATACGGAAACAAATTCGGGATCCGGAGGATTGGACGCAGTCAAAGCGTATTGCGATAAGGCAGTCGCAGAGGCAATGGAAAAACCGGGTGAAGCAGAGATTTCAGGACATGAAATTGTTTTTGGAAAGGTCAAGAAAGTTGGGAACCAAAAGGTTTTGCCTGCAACGATCAAGATGTTCATTCGTGATAGGCTGGATGCGATCCAGTGGACAACCCAATTCGGGCAAGTAGCACAATAA
- a CDS encoding LIC_10177 family protein yields MDISSEQTVTITDFKAAMDLFPKEYVLVDGEFLETYKEPISIVKRFLEPVGGLHLLEADEKSVLMRVPSKEILEKVVKRADKLTGTESDLQLIADCSVYPNANTFQSWVNSGSPGLASAFAKKLLQLAKVNQEVTAKKL; encoded by the coding sequence ATGGATATTAGTTCTGAACAAACAGTTACGATAACAGATTTTAAAGCGGCTATGGATTTATTCCCAAAGGAATACGTTCTGGTCGATGGAGAATTTCTCGAAACATACAAAGAGCCGATTTCAATCGTTAAACGCTTTTTAGAGCCAGTTGGCGGACTGCACTTACTGGAAGCGGACGAAAAATCAGTGCTAATGAGAGTCCCATCCAAAGAAATTTTAGAAAAGGTAGTGAAGCGTGCAGACAAACTCACCGGAACTGAATCAGATCTGCAACTCATTGCTGATTGCTCAGTTTATCCGAATGCAAATACGTTTCAGTCTTGGGTAAACTCTGGTAGCCCTGGTCTTGCCTCAGCATTTGCTAAAAAACTTCTTCAGTTAGCAAAAGTTAACCAAGAGGTGACCGCAAAAAAGCTGTAA